In Oncorhynchus gorbuscha isolate QuinsamMale2020 ecotype Even-year linkage group LG03, OgorEven_v1.0, whole genome shotgun sequence, the DNA window ttcttctggatcatccaaatgctctctagcaaacctcagacgggcctggacatgtactggcttaagcagggggacacgtctggcactgcaggatttgagtccctggcggcgtagtgtgttactgatggtaggctttgttactttggtcccagctctctgcaggtcattcactaggtccccccatgtggttctgggatttttgctcaccgttcttgtgatcattttgaccccacggggtgagatcttgtgtggagccccagatcgagggagattagcagtggtcttgtatgtcttccatttcctaacaattgctcccacagtagatttcttcaaaccaagctgcttacctattgcagattcagtcttcccagcctggtgcaggtctacaattttgtttctggtgtcctttgacagctctttggtcttggccatagtggcgtttggagtgtgactgtttgaggttgtggacaggtgtcttttatactgataacaagttcaaacatgtgccattaatacaggtaacgagtggaggacagaggagccgcttaaagaagaagttacaggtctgtgagagccagaaatcttgcttgtttgtaggtgaccaaatacttattttccaccataatttgtaaataaattcataaaaaatcctacaatgtgattttctggatttttttctcattttgtctgtcatagttgaagttgtACCTATGATGgatattacaggcctctcatctttttaagtgggagaacttgcacaattggtggctgactaaatacctttttgccccactgtatcatgACATATTGGTGCCAATCCTGGTTTCACTATAATTGTATGTAGGGAAAGGTAAAGAATTCTGTCTCTACATTCAAAATGCATAATATAGATTCGGTCTACACCTTTCATTGCCAATTTACATGTCCTTCAGGGCTTGAAATGTAAGCATTATGCCCGAGTATCGAaacatactgtaggcctatctattacatatactgtacattgaaAGCACATGCAAAGAGGATAGAATAAGTTCAACATGAGGTGGACATTATTTTTTCACAGAAAATGTTAGATGAGGCAATAATCTCAGACTTTGTCATCTGCCTGTTCCTTAAATTCCTAATCTGGAAAGCTGTTGATAATAATGAAAGGAGATTGAAGCTCTGTTATAATGCAACATCTCTCACAGACGCCCCACGGCTGTACGGGTATAAGTGGCACTAACTCAAAACGCCGAGATGTCAAGGCATTGAGCTATGGTGGTCTGCAGACAACATGAATAAGATCATGCTCTACACATCTGAAAGGAAAGATCTCTGTTTCACAAAGACTCATGTGGAGTTCTTGCCTATCTTTTGTTTTTCACAGAGAAACCTCATTTTACATAAATTATTTAGATTTGGCACGTCGGACCACATATGCGGTGTAGACTGATTTCTCATCGATGAGGGGAAAACTGTCAAAACAGACGTCTTGTTAGAATTAGACACCATCTTCTTCGCTGAATCATCCATTGTTACATAATATTGATCACCTATCCAGCTATAGCCTTTCTATCTCGTATAAACCAATGTCAAGAAAAATGTCCACACATGCTGCCGACGTTTCATAACGTCTCATATTGGAAATATTGCCAGAATTAAATCATTTCTAACACAGACCTATAACATTATATTTCAAATAATTATTTTCGAATAACACATTTAGCTCCTATAGCAGATATGACATGTAAGAGAGAGACACCCCCATTTCGTTTTCATGATGTCTGTGTGTTACCTTTTGAGAGATGAAAGACTGCGTCCAGTGATACAAAACAAGCTTGTCTTTAGAGAAATTAGGTTTCGTCTCGATAGCTGGCTCCTCGCTTTTCTCTCCGTCTGTCAATTCGCCGTCTTCATCCAAGGCTGAGATGGGCCACCAGCTACAGTTGGTAGGGGTAACATTGTTGGAAGACGCCATGACAGAGGGGTTTGTGCGTATGAGATAGAAccaagggagggatagaggagagatggagggagggagagggagggacagagaggaaatgaAAGAGAGCGAAAGCGCAAAGGATTTCAGTACCACGAACGGAGCATCATCAATTCAACGCGATGTGCTATAATCAGTTCCGGACAGCGACCGGTACTGAAATCTAGATCTCTTTCGATAAAGGTAGCTTGCAAAAATGGTATCGCGTAATCCACAGAACGCTAACCCTTAATAACTCAAATATGTAAATACGTTTACGATTAAATCAAAGTGTAGACGAcatcacacacgcacaaacatgcGCGGTGGAAACCCCTTGCCAGTGATGGGAGGAGGGTGCATTTGACATGAAGATCAAAGTGCTCTCTATTAGAACAGGGTGTTCGAAAGCAATTAATTAAAGACCTTAATTcaagaaaatattttttaaacaataatTAATAGTTTCCAACATTGATAGGTCCATTAAAACTCACCCAAGGGAAAATGTGTTTAGGTGGAAATAAGATGCAGCCCAATCCCGCGAATGATAGCCCAAAAAGCTCCaatgaatccccccccccccccccctgtccccGCACCTGTGTAAAGCAATTgttatgtttttttgtgtttttgaacCGCAAATATTGCAATGATTGATCCGTGCCAGTAGAGGGGGCGACATAACATGCTTGGGCTGAGCAATCAGGATCCGAGTCACTGGACTTTAGTGCCAAAAGATATCCCAGGCAAGCCTCAAGGCGGCGTAAAACTAAGTGTGCAAATCAAGTGCATAATGAACTAAGGGGTGTGAAAGATATGAAATGTTTCAACAGAAATTCGGCCACTGTAAATGGCAGAAATGCAAGTTTTAAGATGCGTCAAATGAATAAGCAATAAAAGTGTGGTTGCAGCTAAGTTTTAGTACAATTTTATTTAACGTTATAGCTTACTTAAATCGTTGTCTATTGGTCCCAGTAAAGGGAATTTTAGCAGTGCTACTAATTAACAATTACTAAGCTATTACGCCATCTTTTAAATATTTGGACATTTTACTTTTACCATACGTTGttggtggtgcacaattggttGAAGCGTTAAATAGAAGATCGGGGCCTATTTTAAATGCACTAGATTAGAGTATGTGGCTGTAGATAGACCATATGCACGCCCAACCCCGAAGTGGCAAGTGATCTGGCATCACTCCTTGCAGCAGCGTAAGGATTGGGTTGTATTTttggaacagtgtgtgtggatCTGGTCGCCTTGTTAGGTCTGCTAAAACATTTCCAATAGCACCAACTGTTTGGTGATAGCAGCGCCAGTGAGGGGAGGCAGGGACAGGGAAAGGGGCTTTTCTATGGCCACCTTGGAAAGCCATGCAAGATCCCTGGCTCAACCAGAAAAAGAAGACATCCAAAAACTGTTCAACTAAATAATCGCATATTAGTAGGAAAAACAACCGTAACAAATCTTACTCAGTCAGCACAGAGCCTTTATGAAGTTCATGACTCTGAAATCGAACAGCGATCAATAGAAGAAGAGTACTAAAATAATCCAAGGAATAAGAGATAATTAAGTAGACTAAAATGCGCGTCTGAAACAAATTGATTTGAAGTGTCTATAGAGTGCAAGGCTACATGGAAAATACCACAAAAATATTCAAGAACAATACAAAGAACATTCTAAGCACAGTGCCAAGGATCTCTTAAATAGTTTTTGATGACAGGTGAAGGCGGATCCATTCTGACAGAAAATATTTGATCTTTACcaagattttcaaaaagtcatTGATTTGACTCCGCCTTTAAAACTACATTTTTTTGTCTGCAGTCACAGAAGGGAAGaaatgagtggaggtcgttttgAATTTGATGATGGTGGAGCTTATTGTGGTGGTTGGGAAGGTGGCAAAGCCCATGGGCATGGGATCTGCACCGGACCTAAAGGACAAGGCGAGTTCTCCGGCTCCTGGAATTACGGGTTTGAGGTGGTTGGAGTCTACACCTGGCCAAGCGGAAACGCCTATGAAGGTTTCTGGTCGCAAGGGAAGCGCCATGGTCTTGGAGTTGAGAGTAAAGGACATTGGGTTTACAAGGGAGAATGGACTCATGGCTTCAAGGGGAGATATGGTTTGAGGCTGAGTGTTGGTAGTGGGGCGAAGTATGAAGGAACGTGGAATAACGGATTGCAAGATGGATATGGCACAGAGACCTATGCTGATGGTGGTATGTTTTTTATCCCTTTATTTCTATGTTGTCCTGAATCTGGTGGAGTACTTCCTAGACACATCATGTACTTCCTAGACACATCATGTACTTCCTAGACACATCATGTACTTCCTAGACACAACATGGGAATGTTGCATTTGTAATatgtaataactgtgtaataacactAGCACATCTATTAGCCTCATTGACATCTGTCATACCTGACATTTAACATTTGAAGAAGGTAAAGGGTAGAGGTTTTTAATTACATAGGACGGGTATGCAGTTTTGGTTTCTGCTGATATATCCAGGTGCAGCTGAGAATATAAGAGCAGGAATATGAGTGATTATCAACAAAGCATAGTGggctatacactacactaccatactaatGTTCCATTTGGGTGTTTTATGAGAGAATGAGTGACTCAAGTTTGCAGCAGTGAACCAAGGAGAGGAACCCAAGTGTTGCTGCAGATGGTCCATTGGGATCTTGCCCATTCCTAAGGGCCTCTTGCCAAACGATAGTGGCAGTGGATGGCGCATTAGCAGTGTGTATCCATACAAAGTGTGTGCTATGTTGTGGGATGTTAAGCTGTGTTTTTATGTGGAAGTTATTGTTTCAATTGCAGTCACACGAACAAACacacgtgcaaacacacacacaataagtcGTGGGCCTAGAGTAAAAGTGCGGATCTAGTATCAGGTCCCCCACTGTCCATGCAATTGTATTCATTATGAGCTAAAAGGAAAAActgcactcctactctgagacattgTATGGGCCCCAAAGAACCAGTGAGAGTAAATGAAAGAAACAGGAGGAGAAACACTAATTGCTCTACTGAGGAGttgacaaacacacatacagtagagaTCTCGGACCAAGCTATATTGTCCTCATACTGGCACGACACTTGGACCTGCTGAGAGATCACACCAATGATATTGGTGGCAGTGCTGTCTGTTTAAAGCCCCTGGTGCCCTCAGTAGCTGACTCATCAGTTTTGGGCCcttttgattggttgattgggaGGTTCTGACACCATGTGTCAGGAAGTAATAATAGCCCAGCAGACAGCCTAGCTATAGCTACAGCCGATGGCATCCAGACACATGTCTGATTTTGCATGAGAGACCCATGATTAGTTTGAGTCACATTAATAACTTTAGTTGAACTACAGACTTTCCAACTACCCTGAACAAAAAATCTAaaggcaacatgcaacaatttcaaagattttactgagatacagttcatataaggaaatcagtcaattgaaataaattcattaggccctaatctatggatttgttggtcacagatatctttaaaaaaaaggatgtgtgtggatcagaaaaccagtcagtatctgatgtgaccacCTCACATAGAGTGGATCagtctgttgattgtggcctgtgtaatgttgtcccgctcctcttcaacggctgtgcGAAGTTattggatattggcgggaactggaacaggatgtcgtacatgttgatccagagcatcccaaacatgctcaatgtgtgacatttctggtgagtatgcaggccatggaagaactgggacattttcagcttccaggaattgtgtacagatccttgtgacatggggccatgcattatcatgataAAAcacgaggtgatggtggcggatgaatggcacgacaatgggcctcagaatcttgtcacagtatctctgtgcatttaaattgctatagataaaatgcagttgtcgtcgttgtctgtagcttatgcctgcccatactataaccccaccGCTACCATGGGGCagtctgttcacaacattgacttCAGCAagccgctcgcccacacgacgccatacacgttgtctgcggttgtgaggccacttggacgtactgccaaattctctaaaacaatgttggaggcggcttatggtagaaattaacattaaattatctggcaacagctctggtgggcattcctgcagtcagcatgccaattgcatgctccctcaaaacttgagacatctgtggcattgttttctgtgacaaaactgcacattttagagtgtgcTTTTATTgcacccagcacaaggtgcacctgtgtaatggtcatgctgtttaatcagcttcttgatatgccacatctgtcaggtgggtgaattatcttggcataagagaaatgctcactaactggaatgtaaacaaatgtgtgcacaaaatttgaagAAAAACaattgtgcatatggaacatttctggaatcttttatttcagctcatgaaacactttacatgttgtgtttatattttaggTCAGTGTATGATACCTACTGTATCAAACCGTATAGGCTGACTATGCCAATGCACTCACTTGGTGTGAGTTAAACAGCTAGCCCAAACATTTTCAATCAAATCAGAGGCCGACAAAGCTTCATTTTTTTATTGGCTATTTCTCCAGATGTTAACATATCTATCAATTCCCTCTCTTGTTTTTCCAGGCACATTTCAGGGCCAATTTACTGGCGGCATGCGACACGGGTACGGAGTACGCCAGAGCGTGCCTTACGGCATGGCGGCGGTGGTTCGCTCCCCTCTCCGCACTTCCCTCACATCCCTCCGCAGTGAGCAAAGTAATGGCACCCTGCTTCAGCAGGACGTCCCCGTCATCATCGCCACCAACGCCGCCGGCCAGGAGGCCCGAGTCACCACACCCACCCAGCTGGGACCCTCCCGGGGTGGCTTCGCCCTCACACTCCAGGTGGACCCAGATGCCGTCAAGCCCAAGAAGAAGGGCCTGTTCCGAAGGGGTTCTCTCCTGGGGAAACTGAAGAAGTCTGACTCCCGTACTTCCTTATCCAGCGTGAGGAGCAAGCTAAGCTTCCTGGGAGCGAGGAGCGAGTCAGCGTTGAGTTCAGCGGCCAGCGATGTGGCCAGCGATGCCAACTCCACCATCAGTCTGGGAGATGAGAGCCTAGCCGGGGCAGAGGATTTCCCCCCTGTGGAGGCCGACATCGATGCCACCACCACAGAGGTTTACATGGGTGAGTGGAAGAACGACAAGCGTTCAGGCTATGGAATAAGCGAACGTTCCAGTGGGCTAAAGTATGAAGGCGAATGGCTGGACAACCAGCGACACGGCTATGGATGCACTACCTTTgcggaaggagggaaggaggaaggaaagtATATGAACAACATGCTGGTGAAGGCCATGAAGAAGAGGGTTATCCAACTGAAGGGCAGCAAGATCAGGCAGAAAGTGGAGCGCAGTGTGGAGGGAGCTCAGCGAGCGGCAGCCATCGCCAAACAGAAAGCAGAGATTGCTGCCTCCAGGTATGGAAAAGACCATGCATATTCCTTACTGGGATAGACTAGGAGATCATGATGAGACACATTTTCAGTAGCACTTTTTAAATCCTTCAAGTAGACCACATTTCTTCTCTATAACAACTCACCCTATGCCTCTCCTCCCACTATTCATTTTAGCAATTCCCCAAGAAATGCACCCACAAGAGCAAGGCTCTGCTTCAATGTCAATGTTCAATGTTTTAGACACTGATGCCTACCTCTGCATAACAGTACATGGACAGGAGGGGCTACTGTATGGCACTGAATGGTAAAAATAGGTTGAAGATAAAAATAGGCAAATAAAGACGCCATTGAATTAGATCAGATTCAGCAGTTGCAGGTGTTGCTCCTGTGATTTCTCTGGCTGTGGTCACAATAGGAGccatagaagacagagagaaaaaagtgACTTCTTCTGTGTGGAGTCATTATATACAGCTTGTAACAGACTGAAGAGAAAATGACCATGTCTGTTTGCCACCCTGTCTCATCTAGTCTTATTTGAAATtcttctgcattctgcattcttctaGTTTTCTTGCTTCTCTTGTGTGCTATACAGAGGGCAACCGTTGTAGTAGAAGGCTGTTCCTTGACAAATTAGCACCACTGTTCGTTGACAGCACAGTGCCTCAAACAACGAAGGCCATTCTTTTCCTGCAGTGTATGGGGCAAAGTCAGCCATGTCACACAGAAATCAATGTCAAGTTCGACAGCGGAAGCAATGCCATGGTTTCAGTTTATTGTGCAGCCCCCCCTGGCAAGGTAAGGGGGATGTCAGGGAACCAAACATACTTTTTAGAGAAAGGCCCATGTCACCATTACACCAAAGTCTGATTGATTACGTGACACCCCTCTTACGTCTGTCATTTGTGTGTGACAGTAGGCATTGTGGCAGGAAATCATTATCTGCAGTGCACTTCAATTTATATTGATACAGTACACTTTTGAGAGAGGGTGTTGGTTGAGACTCCCCTATTTGCTTAAACTGATAGGGAAGGAAATCTCTGAGGCATCTCTTTACAATTAAGTTTTGATATCAGAATatgattttgttctttgtttACTGAAGGCCGGCTAGACCTAATTTGTCCATACATGCTTATGCTACCGACACAGAGAAACCCAGTCGCTGACTTTCAAGATGACAGAGGTTTCTTTCGTGCCTCACCATAGAAGGCAGCAGCTTTTAGATCTACTGTAAGCCACAGCAGCACCTGAAATAAGCCCTGTGTTTACAACAGTAGGTTtacgtcccaaatgtcaccctattgcctttatagtgcaatacttttcaccagggcccatagtgctctggtcacaTTTAGTGCACTACAccgggaataggttgccatttgagaCATATACTCAGGCTGATGAACTGCAGATCCTGTGCTGACTCCTAGACAGATGGAAATCTAAATATTTTACCACTGAGACAAGCAGTATTACAAGAATTATGGGCCAAatgtgttttgtattgttttaaGGCTCAGCTACATTATCTCCTAGACAGGCCTAGTCCCGAAGACTCCATGAATAGACATCTGAAACAACCAGAAGCCTTTTGAGGACTTACTGTGGAAACACACTTAGTGGATTAAGGACACCACAGTGGTTATAACCTGTCTGGTCTCTTGGCTTTTTCATCAATGGATGAGGTCATATCTGATTGTCCCATACATCCAGCTCATTTTAGTGGTACCCAGAATCTCTAACAGCCAGTAATGCAATAGTgatgcaaaaatatatatattctacttaTTCATATTGCTACTCTGGAAACAGTCATGAGAAGATTGTCACTTGTATTCTAGAAATAGAACTGGGAAGTGATTGAATCACCCCTATATCCAGAGGAGTTTTCCATTGAAGCCTTCTGCTCTGTTGTTGTGGGgtggaggacagggcagggcagctAGCCAGGATGGTATCCTTTTGCATGACGTGAACCATGTCCCTGACAGCAGAGCAGCAGTGCTCCCTGTCCTCTGCACAGGCCACAGCCAAGGTGCCAGGGCCAAACAACCATCAGCCATTGTGATTAAGTCAGGGGTTTATAAATACAACCTATTtattcagcctggtctcatagtaTAGtataaactgttcgctgccctggccccccaatggtggaacaaactccctcacgacgccaggacagcggagtcaatcaccaccttccggagacacctgaaaccccacctctttaaggaatacctaggataggttaagtaatccctctcaccccaccccccctaagttttagatgcactattgttaagtgactgtcccactggatgtcataaggtgaatgcaccaatttgtaagtcgctctggataagagcgtctgctaaatgacttaaatgtaaatgtaatgtatagaCGTATCATAATAAATGTACATCCGGGACAGTCAAATTACTaagatatgttacgtttggtatggttacataagacagcaGTTTATTTAAGGCAAAATGAGTgtggttggtcggggtggatgggtgggtgtataATGTGAACGGCTAGCAACCctaaggttgcatgttcaaatctcatcacagacaacttttgTACTTTAGCTCATTAGCAACTTTTGAACTACTTACTACTTCTTAGCTACTttacaactacttagcatgttagctaaccctgatcctaaccttaacccttttagctaacccttcccctaaccctaaccttaaccctttaacctcttggtcctacctggcatgcaggcgtcccatctagagctctggaaatgcaaatgcgctacgctaaatgctaatagtattagttaaaactcaaacgttcattaaaatacacatgcagggtattgaattaaagctacactcgttgtgaatccaggcaacaagtcagagttttaaaatgcttttcggcgaaagcatgagaagctattatctgatagcatgtaacaccccaaaagacccacaggggacgtaaacaaaataattagcatagtcgtcgctacacaaaccgtacaaataaaatataaaacattcattacctttgaccatcttctttgttggcactcctagatgtcccataatcactattgggtctttttttcgattaaatcggtccatatatagcctagatatcgatctatgaagactgtgtgataaacggaaagaaatagcgtttcataacgtaacgtcatttttttaaattcaaaaagtcgacgataaactttcacaaaacacttcgaaatacttttgtaatgcaactgtaggtattagtacacgttaataagcgataaaattcatcaggaggcgatgtcaattctataggtgtctgtttcgaaaaaatgtcttggagagagctcgaccaaaacatccggtcagagaccggagggaatcgattcccttgattcggttagaccaagaatcaattgcgaatcaaatgacaagactctagacaacgtgtggaagctgtaggcactgaaacctcggtctcatgtaattcgattcactttgaacaattccttgaagtcgcggatggatatttatttccattttcagtgatcagatattcctgcacttttcgatgaaacgcacgatctgttatagtcacagccgtgatttaaccagttttataaacgtctgagtgttttctatccacacatactaatcatatgcatatactatattcctggcctgagtagcggggcgctgaaatgttgcgcgatttttaacagaatttcgaaaaagtagagggtcgacttaacaggttaacctaactcctaacattaaccctaaccttaaccctaaaccctagcctagctaatgttagccagcaagctaatgttagcattagccacctagctaatgttagtcacaacaaattggaattcgtaacatatcatacggtTTGCAAATGTGTAACAAATTGTAAGTTtgtaaattcgtaacatattgtgcgaattgcaattcgtaacatattgtacagatTTATAAGAAATGCTCTGAGACGTGGTTCGTTTATTGAGACACTCAGCCACCCGCAGGTTAGGTTAGTTAATGCTCCCTTTCTGCCCCCAAGCCTCCCTGCACTGACTTTCAGTTAATATTTTGAGTTGTCCCTGGTAttgtgtgtgcacacgtgtgtgtgtctgatgtggGCTGAGTCTCTTCAGAGTATCTGAAGGAAGAAGAGGCCACGGCTGTCTGGGACTGTCTGGGTGTAAATGACGCACAGATAGAGAAAGGCCTCGTGTCAGTACTCAGTACAAACTGGAgccctgactggctggctaaatAAGGGCAAGCACACACTGTTGCTGTATCACAATCACAAGGGAATGCAGGCAGCAGCTGATTGCTGTTACTCTCCCATCTTCCTTCATCTTTCCTGCCCAGTCACAGTAAGCCACAGCCAAATTATGTTTTCTCTGCTAAATAGTCTACGCTCTGTCTGACACGGTAGACTAGTAACGTCACATCATAGTTTAATGTAGAAGTAGTACTGCTGTAAAACAGCTCATCAATGAATTAAACAACCAAGTCTTGCTTACTTGAATGACTACAGGCTTGCTTCTTAAGACCTAAAATTGTACTATGTTTATGGTGTTAGTATCCTCAACTAAACCTGAAGACAACATTGTGGTCTGTTGGAACAGTTTGCTAACCAGTCCCCCATGCAGTGACAAGGCTCCCAAATAGGTTTTAGAACTTACTGACTTGTATCTAGCAGACAAGAAACCAGACCTGGGTTTAAATAGTATTTGACATAATTTCAAGTACTGTAGATGGGCTTAAATGAGCTTGTATGGCACAATACAAACCTCACCTATCTGACATtgcaggcaggctaaagcaatcCATAAAAGTATTTGAACAATTTCAAATAGTGTTTAATTAAACCCAGGTCTACAAGTAACACATCATGGACACCACAGCAGTTAGTAGCCTGGCAGACAGGCAACACATCATGGATACTGGGGCAGTCAGTAGCCTAGCAACACATCATGGATACGAGGGCAGTCAGTAGCCTAGCGGACAGGCACCACATCATGGATACTAGGGCAGTCAGTAGCCTAGCAACACATCATGGATACTAGAGCAGTCAGTAGCCTAGCAACACATCATGGATACTAGGGCAGTCAGTAGCCTAGCAACACATCATGGATACTAGGGCAGTCAGTAGCCTAGCAACACATCATGGATACTAGGGCAGTCAGTAGCCTAGCAACACATCATGGATACTAGGGCAGTCAGCAGCCTAGCAACACATCATGGATACTAGGGCTGTCAGTAGCCTAGCAACACATCATGGATACTAGGGCAGTCAGTAGCCTAGCAACACATCATGGATACTAGGGCAGTCAGTAGCCTAGCAACACATCATGGATACTAGGGCAGTCAGTAGCCTAGCAACACATCATGGATACTAGGGCAGTCAGTAGCCTAGCAACACATCATGGATACTAGGGCAGTCAGTAGCCTAGCAACACATCATAGATACTGGGGCAGTCAGTAGCCTAGCAACACATCATGGATACGAGGGCAGTCAGTAGCCTAGCGGACAGGCACCACATCATGGATACTAGGGCAGTCAGTAGCCTAGCTACAAATCATGGATACTAGGGCAGTCAGTAGCCTAGCGGACAGGCATCACATCATGGATACAAGGACAGTCAGTAGCCTAGCAACACATCATGGATTCTAGAGCAGTCAGTAGCTTAGTGGACAGGCAACACATCATGGATACTA includes these proteins:
- the LOC124032219 gene encoding junctophilin-2-like translates to MSGGRFEFDDGGAYCGGWEGGKAHGHGICTGPKGQGEFSGSWNYGFEVVGVYTWPSGNAYEGFWSQGKRHGLGVESKGHWVYKGEWTHGFKGRYGLRLSVGSGAKYEGTWNNGLQDGYGTETYADGGTFQGQFTGGMRHGYGVRQSVPYGMAAVVRSPLRTSLTSLRSEQSNGTLLQQDVPVIIATNAAGQEARVTTPTQLGPSRGGFALTLQVDPDAVKPKKKGLFRRGSLLGKLKKSDSRTSLSSVRSKLSFLGARSESALSSAASDVASDANSTISLGDESLAGAEDFPPVEADIDATTTEVYMGEWKNDKRSGYGISERSSGLKYEGEWLDNQRHGYGCTTFAEGGKEEGKYMNNMLVKAMKKRVIQLKGSKIRQKVERSVEGAQRAAAIAKQKAEIAASRTTHAKAKSDAADQASQASNQESSVARVVARELSPSFYQPGPEYMKKRALQEISEANEHTDPIMHEQLLAEQPLTPAESPMLHDRPGSTPACTPSPSPAITPPASRHSKQGSISKEDSHLLGPAGWNGDKGGGSRGSSRPNSRTNSRPTTPSYNVATTTAPPEECPTSAPILSSRGNSRASSRLSNKIEQCSDLEIKPLEKTASEAKLSNATPLVRTSVTYSEEEVPPPHPASKESSKAAVTPEVNEAESTQRTESVNERPVSAVSESKPGSSAQSVNKVSPKPSPSPKPSPKREASPTSKPATPAPKQAPKVEPKAEAKLMKNMVKSPGTSEVTELDEFEQGPNTIVITMVILLNIGLAILFVHILS